TCCCGCCGGAGATCTTCCACTACGGCCCCGATGGCAAGCCGCTTCAGGGGCTCTCGCCATTTCGGTTTTCGTCGAAATCCGGTGACGGCGACCAGACCCAACTGGTGCTCTCAGCCATCGGGCCGCAGGCGGTTGCAATGCTGCGCCGCGAGACCTGGAAGATCACTCACCTGCTCAGTGAATCGAAGGGGCACCCGCTGGCGGATCGCACCCACACGGGCTACTGCGAACTGCGCGTCGCTCCGCGACCGGAGACATTTTTGGTAAACCACATGATCGCCGAGCGCCACCAGCGCGAGCGCGGCGCGTCGTCGGACCCCGAGGTAATTCGACGCAAGATCCTAGCGGGACTCGAAGCGCAATGCGCCCTGCTCGGCCGCCCGCTGCCGGAGGGCGTCGAGGAGGCGATTTACGACATCCGCCCCAGCGAAAAGACCTTCGCGACCCCGATCGCGGGCGGCATGGTCGGGGTAGGACCGCACGAGATCGAGATGGATGCCGCCCTCGAGATCAAGGGGCCGTGGCATGTTGGGTCCCTCGCCGCCCGCGGCTTCGGGCGCATCCTGCAACCGCGCCGGGCACAGGACCGGAAGGTGGCGGCATGAGGGCCGTACCCAGCCCCTCACGGATGCTGGCCGAGGCCACCGGGCTCGAGCCTATCGGGGGCCCGGCGCCCGAGGCCTGTACCTGTCGTCTGTGTGGCGGAGCCGTGGCCGCCGGAGAACCGCGCTTCGAGCAGAAGTTCGGCGCGACATTCAACGATGGCCCCGCGACCCTGGACCGGGTCGGCAACTGGATCTGCGGCTGGTGCGGGCCCTTTCTTGAAGCCGCCCAGATGACGCAGATGCAGGGGGTATTGGTGCATCAAGCGGAGGGCGAACGCGGCCAGGCCTGGCGGGTGACTCGTAAGGCGCACATCCGCTGGGCGTTCGAACAGAACTTTGAGGGGCCGCTGGTCATCGCGCTCGCTACCCGGAAACGGGAACATCTGATCTGGCAGGCACCGGTCAGCCTGTCACCGGATGTCCTGCAACTGCGTGTTGGTCGCGACACCCTCCTGGTCCGACGCCCGGTGCTGGATCGCTACCGCGAGGCGGCCACGGATGAGCGCCTGGAATCACTGTTTCCGAGAACGGCCGCGGACAAGCGGCTCTACCGACTGGGGCAGCAGCTCGAACAGGCATCGATGGGCGGATTCGATGGCCCGCGCGCGTGGTACGCCGATCTTCCCGAGGACCTGGTGCGCGCCTATGAGGCCCTGGGCCCCGGCGAGCTGTGGTTCGCCCAATACGTCCTGACCCAGGCGCTGGACGAACCGCCCCGGTTCAAGTTCGACCGCCTGAACCCACCGAAAGACTGAAAGCCACTGAAGAAGGAACTTGAGATGATTCGACTCGAAGGAACGCTGTACACAACCAGCCCGCTGCACATCACCGATGCCAGTCAGGATCGGCGCATCGAGAGCGGGAATTCCACGATGCCAGTCACCGGCACGCAAACACTGACGGTCGTGAGCCGCGACCCGGATTCCGGGGAGACCCATACCCGCCGGGTCCCGGTCATCCCGAGCAACTCGATCCGGGGGCGTATCCGCCGCGCCGGCGCGGATGTCCTGATGGAAGCGCTGAAGGCCAAGGGCGAGAATCTGACTCTGCCAGCCTATCACACGGTCTGCGCCGGGACCGCCGACGGGCGGCCGGACAAGGGCAGCTCCGTCAGTCTGAGCGCGCTGCACCAGCGCCGGGAGCACCCGTTCATCGGCCTGTTCGGGGGCGGCCCCGAAATGGTCGAGTCCCGCTTTCTCACCGATACCGCCTGGGCCCTGGTGCCCGAGACGGTCGCAAGCATCGATGTGCCGGCCGCCTGCGAGGATGCCGTGGTGGATCCGATGGGGCGGGAAAAGCGCCTGCCACTGACGCAGGTGATCTACTTCCGCCGTATGGACGACATCCTCCAGTTCTCCGATCCGAAAGCCGCCGAGCGGATCGAGGACTACGAGACGGCCGCTCAGGAATGGCTCGATAATCAGCGCACCCGTAGCAACGGCGATGAGGAGCGCGGGGATCGCGTGCAGGGATGGAATGCCACGGAGATCGTGCTGGCGGGCATGCCGTTCTCTTTTCGGATCGGGACCACCACCAGCAGCAGCGAAGTGCAGGATGGGCTTTTGCTGGCGGCGCTGGAACGCTTCGTCGAGCGCTTCCCGAACCTGGGCGGCTGGAAGGTGAAGGGGTTCGGTCGTTACGACCTGTCCTCGATCCGCATGTCCTGTGACGGTGAGGACGCGGGCCTGGTGTTCACCCGCGACGGCGGGCAGCTCCGACTCAACCGCGACAACCCGGCAGTGGCCGAGCGTCTGGACGCCTGGGCGTCCTACGCGAACTCGGATGCACTGACGGCGGCTGAGATCCAGGAATGGGCGAAGGCCGCGTGATGGCGTCGGAAACGATGGAGCCCCTGCGCATTACCGGGCGGATGCACGGGCTGATGATCGAGCCCGAGCGACCGATCGCACTCGACGGGATTCTGGCCTGGGCCATAGTCGAGCGCGCCCGCATGGAGGGAGCGGAGGATCCGCTGGAGGCGCAGGAGTCGTTGCCGCTGGCGTTCGATGCGGACCGGAGCGTCTGGAAGGCCAGTTGGATCTTCCGGCGCTACGAAAGCCCACTCCAGACCCGCCAGCAGACGAAGAAAACCGACGTGCCTGCCCTGCTCGACGGGCGCAACGCCGGACACTGGGAAGGGCGTGTGGATGCGATTGCCACGGGTACCGGCATGTACAAGGGGGCCGTCCTGGACCGGACCTACCGGCAGATCAGTGAGGTTTCGGCCTGGTGCATCGGGAACCGCGAGCGTATCGAGGAGCTTCTGGGGATGGTTAATGGCCTGGGATCTCTGCGGCGGCAGGGCTTCGGGCGAATCTCGGGGTGGGCCGTGGAGTCTGATCCAGAAGCTGAAAACCAGTGGAGCCAGCGTGCCCTGCCGAACAACCCCGGCGGGTTCCTGCGTTCGACCGGGGCCCTGTCTCCGCCCTACTGGCGACAGGATCGGGTTCAACCCATCTGGACACCAATGACGGATCAGCTCTGAAGTAGGTAAGTCCGCCGATGCCTTGCGAGCGCTCCGGTGGTGGTCTTAACCCCGGGGAGCGCTCGCGGGCGTTGCCGTGCGGGTTTCCGGGGCATCGAGGGAAAATCGATGGAACTCCTGGGCAACAGGGAGCGGACCACTCGCAAAACGGGCCTTCAGGCCTTGTCGGGGCGGGCTTGTGGAGCGGTCTGTGGAAAGCACGTCCCTGTGGGGGCGTGGTTGGAACCGGGGATGCGGCCGCGACCGCCGAGCTTCGGAGATGGTGGAAAGCACGTCCCTGTGGGGGCGTGGTTGGAACGCAAGCCGTCCTGGAGGAGGTTCGAGCAGTAGGGCCGGTGGAAAGCACGTCCCTGTGGGGGCGTGGTTGGAACCAAATCGGACGGGAGATCACTCATCTCCGTCTTGTCGTGGAAAGCACGTCCCTGTGGGGGCGTGGTTGGAACAGCGCCTACACCCGATTCTGGACACCGCGCTCGACGTGGAAAGCACGTCCCTGTGGGGGCGTGGTTGGAACCTGGAGGGCGGCGATGAACGAGCCACGGACCCGGCGGTGGGAAGCACGTCCCTGTGGGGGCGTGGTTGGAACCACCGGATAGATCGCCGGGCCGCGCCCGGTCAGGCCTCGTGGAAAGCACGCCCCTGTGGGGGACGTGGTTGGAACCGTGTGATTGTGTATTGGCGAGCCCCGATCCGGGACTCGTGGAAAGCACGCCCCAGAGGGGGGTGTGGTTGCAATATGCACGGCCTGGGTCCGATGGAACAGGCAAGACCCTGGAAATCACCGGCTCTCAGAAGTTGGTGTCTGTAACGCAGCGGGCTGAACGAGGTCGTGGAAGACAGTTAGGATGGTAATCACGCTCGAGAGGGTATGGTTGCAGCGAACAAGGGACCGCCATCATTATCAGTGCTGACCCTCCGACCATTGGAATTCACGCCTGAATGTGGGCGTGGCAAGGATGCCGAAAAGTAAAGAAGGGAGGCGGTTATGTCGAGCGAGGAAACGCGAGAGAAGCAGCGAAAGGAAAACGAATCGAAGGGCGATCCGGCCGCTTCCCTGATGGCAAAGCAGATGCAGAGGATTGGGCGGGAGGATGAAGACCCCGACCTAGAAACAGCCTAACGGAAGCTCGAATCGATGTCTCGAGGGAACCCGGACGGGAAAGATGGGCCCGAAGGCGACTTAACGGGTAAGGACCCGGCCTGAAATCGGACCCAGACGATACTTCGCGATCGTGCCGTCGACGATAGCCTCGGCCACCCGAATGGCGTCCTCGGGGGCAACATCGAACCGCTCCCGGGGGTGAACGATTCGGCCGGTGCCGCTGCCCAGTTGCGTCAGGGTCGACTTTGGGAAGCCGTAGAGTTCGGGGAAGTGATAAATGAACGCCTCATCCGGCCCGGTAACGGCCTCTTCGAGACCGCCCATGATCTTGGCTTGTTGACTGCCATTAGAGTCCCTTCTGCTATTCAAGCATTGAGGCGAAATCCATCAGGAGCCCAGCCACTCGTCAAACGATTTGACCGGCCAGCCAAGCTGCTCCGCAGAGGCACGATAGATCTCGTATTCTTCGCGCTGATCGCCCCGGTGGCGTGTTTGCCAGCCCTCTCGGGGACGCATAAGCGGGTCACTTTGCTGGTTCAATCTCGATCTCCATTTGACGGTTCAAGGAAAGCCTAGCCCGGACACCGCATCCCGTCGATTTCTCGAGCACGGACTCCAGCGCCCGGCCCTATTCCGACTCGGCAGCCTCCTGAAGCGCCTCCATGACGATCTCCCGGCTGCCGGACACCCCGGCCCCGGCATCCCCGACCGGCTCGACCTCGCGCCAGGTCAGCCCCATCTCGTCCGCGAAGCCAGAAGGGGTAAAGAAGTCCTCGTCGTAGCCCCAGTGGATCCGATCGGCATGATGCACCACCAGCCGCTCCCGCGCCCGGGTCGCGGCGACGTAGGACAGCCGCCGTTCTTCCTCGACGTTCTGCGCCGCTTCGTCCTCGTCTTCGTCGAACATGGGAGGCTTGTCGCTGCTGCGCCGCATCGGCATCAGCCCGTCCGACATGCCGGCGATATGCACCGTGTGGTACTCGAGGCCCTTCACCCGGAAGACCGTCGCGACCGTCACTGCGTCCTGCTCGGCTTCCTCATCCGGCGCGGCCAGGGCCAACTCCTGCACGATTTCCCACTGCTCGGACCGGCTGTACTCGGCGTCCGCCTTCCCCTGGTCGCTCGTGCCGAACCGTCCCTGGATGGCCTCCTCGATCGACATGATCGTAGTCAGGCGGCGCTCGTACATTGTCTTAGGCTTGTCGGCCGTCTTCGACAGTTCCTTGAGCGTGTCCTGAAAGCCGCCCATCTCCGGGTCCAGCGCCCACTCCGCCAGATACAGCGGCGGCCACTGGGCGAGTCCGTCGATCATCTGGGACAGACGCTCGGCCGCGGCAAAGGCCGGCTTGCTCAGTTTGACGTGTTGGCGGCACTCAAGGATCGGGAGGTCATGGATCACCGAGTACCCGATCATGTCGTTCAGAGAACGCTCCCCGAGGCCCTTGACCAGTTGCGCGAGCTTGGTCGCCGCCATCGAATCCTGCGGGTTCTGCACCAACCGTACCGCGCCCATCAGAAGCTGCGCCTCCGGGGTCTGGAAAACATCGATCCCCTGGGCGATGTGATACGGGATGCCGCGCGCGATCAAGGCCGGTTCCAGCACCCGAGCGATCTTGTTCACCCGGTACAGGATCGCGATGCGCTTGGGCGAGATTCCGGAATCGATGGCCTCACGGATGTCCTGCGCGATCGCATTCGCCATCGCAACGCCGTCCGGGTGCTGCTGCCCGTCCGGGGGGTCGCCATCCGCCCGACCTTCGGCGTAGGGGCTTTTCTCGATCCGGGTCTGGTTGCAGGCAATGTGCCGCGCCGCGGCCGAGACGATGCTGGGTGTGGAGCGGTAGTTGCGCTCCAGACGGACGATCGCGGCCTCCGTCTCGTCACGGAAAGTGCGAAGGTTGCTCGGAGCCGCCCCGCGCCACTCGTAGATACACTGGTCATCATCACCGACCATAATTACGTTGTTGTGCGAGGAGAACAGCCGAAGCATCGCGTACTGGATGCGGTTGGTGTCCTGGGCCTCGTCCACGGCGATGTGCGTGAAGCGCTCTTCCAGCTTGGCGGCCCACTCCGGATAGGCGGAAAGGCCTGCCGCTGGCAACGCCACCAGATCCCCGAAGTCCACGGTGTTCGCCATGCGCTTGTTTTCTTCGTACCGGCGCAGGATGTCGTTGAGTCGCCCCCAGTGAGCGCGACGAATGCCCTGCGCGGTCAACAGGGCCATGATCCGCTGGCGGCGCTCGGGGTTCTCGTCCCCGGTTCGGGCGTACTGGTCGCCGAGGATGATGCCCTCATTCGACAGCACATCATGGACCGTCATCAGCTTCTTGACCGGCACGTCCTCGCGGAACGCGTCGTCCGCCAGATCCTTATGCAGACGCCGCAGTTCCTTTTTCTGGTCGTTGGCGTCCATCAGACTTACGCCCGACTTGCGCTGGCAGCGCGTGGGGTTCGACTGAAGCAGCTTCCAACCGAAGGAGTGGAAATTCTCGATGGTAGGTAGGGCCTTGCGGTCCTGGGTGTCCAGCCGGTCCCGCAGGCGGGCGTACATCTCCCGCGCCGCCTTGCGCGAGAAAGTCAGCATCAGGAGGTTTTCGGGGTGGTGGCCGCTTTCCAGCATGCGCGCGGTGCGCTCGGTCAGAGTCGCGGTCTTGCCCGCCCCTGCCCCGGCCAAAATCAGTGCAGGCCCCTCCACGATCTGCGCGGCGGTCTCCTGCTGGGGGTCGAGTACGACATCATCCATGATTGGTTGCCTCCCGGTCCTTCGGGCAGTGATGAACGACGGACAGGATACGCGCCTGCCCGCCGTCTTGCCGAAACTCGGGCACTACCGGATGCCCAGGAAGGACATCAGCGGGTGTTGGTCCAGTGATCGCATGGCCTCGTACCCCGGGCCGATCGGTTCATCGCCGTAGGACATATCCCCAGCCGCGAGGATGTCGGTGCCGTCATTGAAAGAACGCGTCATGGTATCCGGGGCCATCCGGGCGCTGTGCCAAAGATCGGCAACCCGATCCAGCTCGTCACGGATGTCCTGGTCGGTTGGCTCGGACGCCTGCCGGAACAGATCCGGGATCAGGCCAGCGAAAGAACCCTCACACTCGGAGGCGTCCTCCACCAGGTTGTGCCACTCGTCAGGGAAATCATCCTCCGTCAGCTCCGACTCCGGGTTCTGCTCAAACTCCAGCACATTGGTGCGGACACGCTCGACCGCCTGACGCATGGCTTCCAGTTCGTAGGTATTAAACGAGGCCACCTCACGTAGGCGCTGCGGGCCGACGAGGATGTATCCGATCATGTTTGCGCTCATGGTGTTGTTCCTTCCGGCTTCGGGCCGGTTCCGTTGATTGAGGGTACAGCGTAGCGGATCGGGCGGATCTGTCGATTTTCGGGGGCAAGATCACCCCCGCCGGGCGACCCATCCATCCAGTGGCTCGGCATCGGACGACTCCAGCGTGTCCAAGGCTTGCTGCGCCAGTGCCGGGTCCTCATAGCAGTAGCGATGGGTGTACCCGCCCTCCTGAACCCCAACGCACAACCCCACCGTGTACAGCAGAGGGACCAGCCCCGCATAGCTGCCATCCGGGAGCGCCCGCACCCGCAGGTACCCGGCCTCCTCCACCAGCCAGTTCTCGAAGGACTCAGGCCGCGGCATGCGAGACCTCCTGACCGGCCTGCTTGAAAAGCGGGTCTTCCATGGCGGCTCGATAGTCCGCAAGCACGCGCTCCGGTGCATCATTCAGGTAGTCGCGGACCATGAACTTCAGCGCATACTCGAGGCGATCCTGGCGGTAGGTGGCCACCGACTGGTGCAGCGCGTGCGACTCTTCCTCGCTGCACCAATGCGGTCGCGTGCGTGAACGTAGGCGCCAATGCCGATCGCTCTCGGACCGCCAGAACCGCGTGATACCCCGGCGGGCGGGGATCAGCATGGCGTCTTCCTGTGCCATTGCCCCGACCGCGAGGGTATCCGCCGCATCAAGCATGAAGTCGAGAAAGTCCGTGGGCCATTCCAGCACCCCAAACAGGAGGTGGGCCTGAATCGCGCTGACGCGCAACTCGCGGCGAAGGCCGCGCGTGGTTTTGGGCTGTGCGATGGGGCGCCCCATAATCTCCACTTCCGGGAACCGCATACCGAAGGCGAAGACCCCGCACCGATCCATTTCACCCCGACGATAGAAATCGATGACGTGGGCGATCTCGTGCGTGATCGCATACAGGCTGGAGTCAAAGCCATAGCTGCCCACGAGGCGGCCATCGCCGATGTAGGTGCTGCGATCAGAGAGGCGCAAGTTTCGGTGCGAAAGCGGCGACTCGCTCAGGTAGTCAGCCAGTTGCGGCAGCGACGGGAAATCGTACGATTTGAGGTCCATGACAGGGCTCCTGTTCGGCTTCGGGCCGGTTCCGTAGGGAGTGCCCATCGTAGCGCGATCCGCGCATTCGTCGAGTTTCACACCCTCAAGCCGAGCGCCGCGCCCTCGCCAGAAAACGGTTCACTCGGGCCATCACCTCCGGCCGGGCCAGATCGAAAATCGGGATGCCGTAGTCTGTGGCAATCCGCAGCGCCTGGCCGGTACCACCCTTCCCGGTCCCGCCGGGCGTCCAGCACAGCACGAACGCCACCGGCTCCCCGCCGCCCATGCCCAGGACCTGCATGGCATTGCGCGCCATCAGCCGCCGGGCACGGGCGGTCAGGCGATTCGGCGCCGGGTGGTAGCGCTCTACGGAATCAAAGGCCCATGTCGGGATCGAACTCTCTGCGTAGAAGATCTCCTTCCGGCCACCGTCCAGATCCGCTCCGCCTTCAAAGGCGCTGTCCGCACCCACCGCGCCGCCAGAGCGCAGGATGTACCCACGCCCCGCCAGCGCCTGGGCCGCCTCCCGCATCACGGACAGAACCTCGGTCGGCGTTGCGCGCGATCCGATCCCGGCGTAATAGCGCGCACGAGTCATGCCGGCCACCGGGTTACGCCGCCACCGTCTGGAAGCTCTGGGGCGAACTCCCTACCAGCGCCTCAATCCGCGCCCCCTCCTGGGCACTCGGCTCAAAGTTCCCGAAGAACTCCACGAACTCGCAGGATTCCGCGACCGAGAATACCGAGCTATCCCCCTCGATCATCAGGATGTAGCCGGCCCGCCCCGGAACGGCGTGCGCGAAGGCACGGGCGTCCTCCAGTGAGGGAAAGAGCTTCACGTTGGTCGTGCGACCGGGGCTTGTGTCCGAATAGTTCACGAACCACATGGTGTCGGACGCGGCGGTGGGGGATGTGTTGTTCATCGGTCTTTCTCCTCCGGCTTCGGGCCGGGCATCCGCCGCCCGTGGAAGACGCGGGCGGTTCGTCTTGTTGCAGGGCCAGGTTATCGAAAAGCGCGGCCCAGTCGAAGTTTTGGATTACCCCGGCGCCCCGAAGGCTCAGGAAGTACCCTCGGGGTCATTTTCATCCAGCCAGCCCTGCACCTTATCCTCGAGGTCTTCCTCAACCTGTGTCGTCGCTAACAACTCTCCGGTGGTAAGGCGTTCAAGGTAGCCACGCACCAGGTCCCGAGCAAAACTGTCGTCATCCTGAAGCAGCATGTCACGCAGCGAATTCACTTCGTCTTCGAGGCGCTCTTCCAGCGCCTTCGCGCGGATGTCCTGCCCCGTCGTAGCCATCACCTCGGCAACCTCATAGCGGTCGGTGACTTCCCATGCCTGCGCCGCAACGACGGTAGAGGTATCGGAGAATGGCTCCCGCACGGCGGCATCGACGGCATCGGCATATTCAGGGCGCAGCACGAGGGCATTCGCCTCATCCGCGCTGGCCGCGAACACATGAACAGTGCCTTGGAGGCAGCCCCCCTTGCGCATCGGAACAGCGTACAGGGTGTCGGTTTCATTGGAAGGTTGATTGAGCAGCATTGTATTTCTCCTCCGGCTTCGGGCCGGCTCCGTTGACTGGAATTCCAGTCTACCGAGGCCGGGGCATCTATCGATTTTCCAGCCCGATCAGCCAAACCCCGGGAGCGCAAACTGCGCATCCCCCAGCCGCCAGCCTTCCCGCTCCTGACGAGCCCGCTCGGACGCCTGCCGAGCCTGAGCCGCCCGAGCCTCAGCGTTGCGGTACGACAGCGCCATTCCGAACCCCAGCAGGAACCGCAGCGCGTTGGCCTCCGGCTCCGCCAGAACCCGCGCCAGATCCGCCTGAACAGAGGCCTCGATGCGCAGGAACAGCGGGGCCAGATGCGCGGCATTATCCCCATCCAGCGCCAACCGACGCCATTCCTTCCAGTCGCGAGAGAACCGGGACAGGGCCGAGAAGACCGCCTCTCCGTCCACATGGGTCAGGCCCTCGTCCACGGCCGATTCCAGTGCCAGCATCCGTGCCCGCAGCCGGGGCAGCTCGCGCTTCATGCGCTGGCGGGCCAGGCGAATGCGCCCGGCGGATTCCCCGAGACCACTGCGGCGGGCATAGCGAGCATCCATCCGTGCCTCGATCGCCCGCTCCACATCGGCCTGCTGATCCGCATCTTCCATCTGCCGATCCCGCAGCGCCGTATGCGCCGCGTCGTCGAGGCAACGACCGAGGATCGCGTCCGGCGCGGCCTGTCCATGCAGACCCGCACGCTCCCAGCGTTGGCCTCGCTCCACCATGGAGGCGACCTGGGCCGCCCGCCCGGAGGCGACGTTCACCACGCCCAGACGCAGGTAGCGAAGCGCCGCCTCCGTGCGACTGGTTCGGGCCGCGCCCGTATGCCAGTCGCGGTTCAGGCGCAGGCAGGCGTCCCATTCGTGCTCGAGGAACAGCGTCATGCCCTCCGCATCGAAGCCGAAGGCCTCCCCCTCATTGATCGACGCGACAGCTTCGGTCGCCTCCCTGTGCTCGCGGGTCACGACCCGGCCATCCGGTCGCACATCCTCGCCCCGCACCGGACGGATGGAGTACAGGGCGCAACCGGACTCATCAGCCGCCTCCGCGACGGCCCCGTGGATGCCGGTAATTGCAGGGGCCGGGAGTGGCGGGTGCCAGGCCTTAGCCGGAGCGGGCTGCTGGGGCGTCTCCGGGGTGTAGCCAGGCGCGAACACCCGATGCCCTTCCTCGACTACCTCCTGCCACACGCGCAGTGCCTCGTGGGGCGCGTGCAGGGCGTCGACCGACCAGAGGAAATCGATTGCCAGCAGAACCTCGGGGGTGATGATGCGGAACTGCGGCCGCTGCATCGTCTCGATATACCGCTGCACCTTCCGTTCGACCCGCTCGGGGTCGGCGGCCTCGGCGCGCAGACTGCGCACGCCGGGGTCGTTCTCTACCTCCCCTGTTTCAACGGAACGCCGGAACGCCGCGGCGCGCTCGGCTTCCGCGCAGTCCAGCGAGATCAGCACGGCCAGCAGCCAGCGGGCGGTATCGGCCGAGTAGTCGCCGGGGATGATCGGGATGTGCCCGGTCACCGGGTCGGCCTTGCGCCCGATCCAGCGGCGCTTCGAGAAATCGTGCTGGGTGGCGACCAGCCAGTTGCGCAGGTCGTTCAAGCCTTGCATGTAGGCGTACTGAGGCTGCGCCAGCAGGGTTTCCATGCTCTTGTCCGAGGATCCGGACACGGTGCAGGCCCAGCAGCCGTGACGGGCGCCACAGGCCGCCGCCGGGGTCGAGCTGGCGACGGCGTTCACGATCACACACTCCCCGGCCGAGTCCCGGTACAGCTCGATGGTATCCGTGAAGTCCGGGGCGAACCCCGGATACGCGTGATCGCGCCCGGCATCCGCCAGGTAGGCCCACACGTCGTCGGTGGACCAGTCGGCCAGCGGCGCGAAGCTGCGGGCCGTCACCGTGCCGGTATCCGGGTCGCGGGTCTCGTTGACGTGGGCACCTTCCCCGCGCCGGGTCATGCGGATCGCGCGTCCAGCCGATTCGTCCATGCGCGTCCCCAGCACCACCACCGGCATCCGGTCATGGCCTTCGGCCTCCAGCACCCCTTGGGCGACCTTCAGGGTGCGTTCCGCCGGACTGCGCTTGTACTCGACCGAGCAGCGCCGGTGAGCACGGTTCGCGAACGTGGGCAGACGACGCCCGGAGACGACATGCACGGGCCATTGCGACAGCAGCGAGGGCTTGGATACCTTCACACGGACATCGAGGCCGTGGGCCGCTGCGAACGTCTCGACATGCTCGATCATCCGGTCGGCATACACGCGCACGGCCGGATTCTCGACGGTGGTATCCGTGTGCAGAACGAGGATCGGCGGTACGTCCCCGCCCGCCTGACGATGCGCAATGGCCGCCTCGAGCCCGAGGTTCAGGCTGGCGGTCGAGTCCTTGCCAAACGACGTGGCGAACGCCAAGACCTCGTTCTTCGCGAACAGGTCGCGGAACTGGTCCAGAGCGTGCGCACGCAGGGCGGAAGTATCCATGGGAATCGACATAATGAAGCTTCTTGCCGGCTTCGGGCCGGTATCCGCCACTCGTACAAGCGCGAGTGGGCCGCCTTCATGCTGGACTCAAGACTACCGAATCGCCACCGAGCGTCGATTTATCCGTTCAGCACTATCAAAGCCAACTGACCCTTGCGGGTTTCATCTGTAACGCAGTGGTTGTTAGATGTAACGCAGAACGCTACACTATGGGTAGCAACTGGAGGGATAAAGCGATGCACGCACGCAGCTACGAACGTCCGCAGGAAGACCGCAAGGCCCTGGCTAAGATGGTCACGCAGGCGTTCAAGAACTGGGACCTTGAGAACGAAGAGTCTCTGGCCATGCTGGGGCTGTCCGAAGGCAGCCGCGGGTCGCTCTCGCGCTATCGCAATGGCGAACCCCTGAACCAGAACCGCGACATGATGGAGCGGGCCGGTCACATCCTGGCCATCCACAAGAACCTGCGCCTGATGTTCCCACACGACCGGGAGCGGGCCTACCAGTGGATGCGGACCCGCAACCGCGCCTTCAACAACCTGACGCCGGCTGAAGTCGTTTCGCAGTACGGGTTCCAGGGACTGTTGATGGTGAGGGCCTACCTGGATCGAGCGCGCGGGCACTGATGAACTCCATCCTGGAGGGCGCATGCCTGGTCGATTGGGACCAGGCGCTCATGCGCAACATCGTGTCGCTGGAGGTCTCCGAGGATCTGTTTGACGATCTCTCCGGCGACCCGGCGGACCAGGAAGCGGCGATCGCACACGAGATGGCGATCAAGCCCCCGTTCTACTCCGACCGGCCGGCTATCATCCACCGGCCATTCGAGGAGTCGGAGTGGTTCGCGAGTATCGACTACCCGTTCCACCATTGGGCCCGCACGCGCTACTCGGATGGCGCCTTCGGTGTCTGGTACGGAGCGCCGAATGCATCCACGACGGTCTACGAAACGGT
This genomic window from Thioalkalivibrio sp. K90mix contains:
- the csf1 gene encoding type IV CRISPR-associated protein Csf1 encodes the protein MRAVPSPSRMLAEATGLEPIGGPAPEACTCRLCGGAVAAGEPRFEQKFGATFNDGPATLDRVGNWICGWCGPFLEAAQMTQMQGVLVHQAEGERGQAWRVTRKAHIRWAFEQNFEGPLVIALATRKREHLIWQAPVSLSPDVLQLRVGRDTLLVRRPVLDRYREAATDERLESLFPRTAADKRLYRLGQQLEQASMGGFDGPRAWYADLPEDLVRAYEALGPGELWFAQYVLTQALDEPPRFKFDRLNPPKD
- the csf2 gene encoding type IV CRISPR-associated protein Csf2; translated protein: MIRLEGTLYTTSPLHITDASQDRRIESGNSTMPVTGTQTLTVVSRDPDSGETHTRRVPVIPSNSIRGRIRRAGADVLMEALKAKGENLTLPAYHTVCAGTADGRPDKGSSVSLSALHQRREHPFIGLFGGGPEMVESRFLTDTAWALVPETVASIDVPAACEDAVVDPMGREKRLPLTQVIYFRRMDDILQFSDPKAAERIEDYETAAQEWLDNQRTRSNGDEERGDRVQGWNATEIVLAGMPFSFRIGTTTSSSEVQDGLLLAALERFVERFPNLGGWKVKGFGRYDLSSIRMSCDGEDAGLVFTRDGGQLRLNRDNPAVAERLDAWASYANSDALTAAEIQEWAKAA
- a CDS encoding ATP-dependent helicase; amino-acid sequence: MDDVVLDPQQETAAQIVEGPALILAGAGAGKTATLTERTARMLESGHHPENLLMLTFSRKAAREMYARLRDRLDTQDRKALPTIENFHSFGWKLLQSNPTRCQRKSGVSLMDANDQKKELRRLHKDLADDAFREDVPVKKLMTVHDVLSNEGIILGDQYARTGDENPERRQRIMALLTAQGIRRAHWGRLNDILRRYEENKRMANTVDFGDLVALPAAGLSAYPEWAAKLEERFTHIAVDEAQDTNRIQYAMLRLFSSHNNVIMVGDDDQCIYEWRGAAPSNLRTFRDETEAAIVRLERNYRSTPSIVSAAARHIACNQTRIEKSPYAEGRADGDPPDGQQHPDGVAMANAIAQDIREAIDSGISPKRIAILYRVNKIARVLEPALIARGIPYHIAQGIDVFQTPEAQLLMGAVRLVQNPQDSMAATKLAQLVKGLGERSLNDMIGYSVIHDLPILECRQHVKLSKPAFAAAERLSQMIDGLAQWPPLYLAEWALDPEMGGFQDTLKELSKTADKPKTMYERRLTTIMSIEEAIQGRFGTSDQGKADAEYSRSEQWEIVQELALAAPDEEAEQDAVTVATVFRVKGLEYHTVHIAGMSDGLMPMRRSSDKPPMFDEDEDEAAQNVEEERRLSYVAATRARERLVVHHADRIHWGYDEDFFTPSGFADEMGLTWREVEPVGDAGAGVSGSREIVMEALQEAAESE
- the csf3 gene encoding type IV CRISPR-associated protein Csf3 — encoded protein: MASETMEPLRITGRMHGLMIEPERPIALDGILAWAIVERARMEGAEDPLEAQESLPLAFDADRSVWKASWIFRRYESPLQTRQQTKKTDVPALLDGRNAGHWEGRVDAIATGTGMYKGAVLDRTYRQISEVSAWCIGNRERIEELLGMVNGLGSLRRQGFGRISGWAVESDPEAENQWSQRALPNNPGGFLRSTGALSPPYWRQDRVQPIWTPMTDQL